A genomic window from Terrisporobacter glycolicus ATCC 14880 = DSM 1288 includes:
- a CDS encoding PqqD family protein produces MNNEDALKLIFKISNNIDYEVDNKIVTVLEKQNHPIQKFFRKLKFRIPLYKKIKLDEYCSFVFLQIDGEKTVEEIGRNLESIYGEDCHPLYERLLMFLNHIEINCNYIERVE; encoded by the coding sequence ATGAATAACGAGGATGCTTTAAAATTAATATTTAAAATTTCAAATAATATAGATTACGAGGTTGATAATAAAATTGTAACTGTTTTAGAAAAGCAAAATCATCCTATACAAAAATTTTTTAGAAAGTTAAAATTTAGAATACCTCTTTATAAGAAGATTAAACTTGATGAATATTGTAGTTTTGTTTTTTTACAGATAGACGGTGAAAAAACTGTTGAGGAAATAGGCAGAAATCTAGAAAGTATTTATGGTGAGGATTGTCATCCTCTTTATGAAAGATTGTTAATGTTTCTAAATCATATTGAGATTAATTGTAATTATATAGAGAGAGTTGAGTAA
- a CDS encoding lipoate--protein ligase — translation MIYINSNSTSPYFNFALEEYLMTEKDLADDEIFLFWRTNPTVMIGRYQNTYCEINEKYIKENNINVVRRNSGGGTIYTDMGAWQFTFIENNHKENGISFGKFTAPIVQALRQENIDAHFNSRNDLLIGNKKFSGNAQYRKDDVMLHHGSILFNTDIKAMVESITVAEDKIIAKGIKSVRERVINISEVMDKNITSEDFRDIMLKSLLKDSKVYTLTDEDIEAINKIKEEKFESWDWNYGRNPVFNINRWKRFDGGRVDFKLDIKKGIIKDCAIEGDFFLTGDISNVEKAFINCKYDKDDIYKLLDTLDIDKFFYKITKDDLLECIID, via the coding sequence ATGATTTATATAAATAGTAACTCGACTAGTCCATATTTTAACTTTGCATTGGAAGAATACTTGATGACTGAGAAGGATTTGGCAGATGATGAAATATTTTTATTTTGGAGAACAAATCCTACAGTAATGATTGGAAGATATCAAAATACATACTGTGAAATTAATGAAAAATATATAAAAGAAAACAATATAAATGTAGTAAGACGTAACTCTGGTGGAGGTACTATTTACACTGATATGGGAGCTTGGCAATTTACATTTATAGAAAATAATCATAAAGAAAATGGTATTTCTTTTGGCAAATTTACAGCACCAATTGTTCAGGCTCTTAGACAAGAAAATATTGACGCACATTTTAATAGCAGAAATGATTTATTAATAGGAAATAAAAAGTTTTCTGGAAATGCACAATATAGAAAAGATGATGTTATGTTGCACCATGGTTCTATCTTATTTAATACAGACATTAAAGCAATGGTTGAAAGTATAACTGTGGCAGAAGATAAAATTATAGCGAAGGGTATAAAATCTGTTAGAGAAAGAGTAATAAATATTAGTGAAGTAATGGATAAAAATATTACTAGTGAAGACTTTAGAGACATTATGTTAAAAAGTTTGTTAAAAGATAGCAAAGTCTATACTCTTACTGATGAAGATATTGAAGCTATAAATAAAATTAAAGAGGAAAAATTTGAATCATGGGACTGGAATTATGGTAGAAATCCAGTATTTAATATTAATAGATGGAAAAGATTTGATGGTGGAAGAGTAGATTTTAAACTTGATATAAAAAAGGGGATAATTAAAGATTGTGCTATAGAAGGCGATTTTTTTCTAACTGGTGATATTTCTAATGTAGAAAAAGCTTTTATTAATTGTAAATATGATAAAGATGATATATATAAACTCTTAGATACATTGGATATAGACAAATTTTTTTATAAAATTACTAAGGATGATTTACTTGAATGTATAATTGATTAG
- a CDS encoding OPT family oligopeptide transporter — MNKKLPKEAYGGVAGKDYVPYITDKSRTGGNAAVLIIGIVFAAIFSASTAYSGMKAGLTVAAGIPGAIIGSAFVAIFAKQKGILGKNLIQGMSSGGESVASGLIFVLPSVILIGSEVSFLEGLAVGVGGVLFGIGIASLVYNYLIIDQHGQLVYPESMAISETLVASDSGGDSIKYMGVGFVIGGALNTLTSAFLNITNNVMSFSGKSWYKWKFDLEVNPLLLGIGFIVGLDVSLTMFAGSILSVFGITPLLGYFTEMAGDGIMVWNNASLAVNQMAVADISSAYVKYIGAGMMLCGGIIGAIKLIPTIIASVKETAKARATATKGDGSSTQLLILIGGVIIGFIASFIISGSILMAIIGAILSFILSLLFVIVAGRLTGTIGTSNLPVSGMTIASLVIVTLVFVIMGWTSTVDNKSLLLFGSFIVVSIAIAGGYCQSQKVTYVIGGNKNEMQRYFTIASIVGVIVVVAVIVLLTDQLKITGDNPPFALPQANLMSTLTSGIMSGQLPWVMIVVGVFMAIVLYLLDLPIMTVAIGFYLPVATTSIILVGALIRVFVEKTSKGEKDKEVKVSNGISLSSGLVAGGSILGLIGIICQVTGVVGGNAPTGFAAGNGMAALLLVVLIVLTIIPILKSKVKDEE, encoded by the coding sequence TTGAACAAAAAATTACCAAAAGAGGCTTATGGAGGTGTAGCTGGAAAGGACTACGTTCCATATATTACTGATAAGTCAAGAACTGGTGGAAATGCTGCTGTACTTATTATTGGTATTGTTTTTGCTGCAATATTTTCAGCTTCTACCGCATACTCCGGTATGAAAGCAGGTCTTACTGTTGCTGCCGGAATTCCTGGTGCAATTATAGGTTCAGCCTTTGTTGCTATTTTTGCAAAACAAAAAGGCATACTTGGCAAAAACTTAATTCAAGGTATGTCAAGTGGTGGTGAATCTGTTGCCAGTGGTCTTATATTTGTATTACCATCTGTTATATTAATTGGTAGTGAAGTTTCTTTCTTAGAAGGCCTTGCTGTTGGTGTTGGCGGTGTGTTATTTGGTATAGGTATAGCTTCACTGGTTTATAATTACTTAATTATTGATCAACATGGTCAACTTGTTTACCCTGAGTCTATGGCTATATCTGAAACTTTGGTAGCTTCAGATAGTGGTGGAGATTCTATAAAATACATGGGTGTTGGATTTGTTATAGGTGGTGCTTTAAATACACTAACAAGTGCTTTTCTAAATATAACAAACAACGTAATGTCTTTTTCAGGTAAATCTTGGTATAAGTGGAAATTTGATTTGGAAGTTAATCCACTATTATTAGGTATTGGATTCATAGTAGGTCTTGATGTTTCTTTAACAATGTTTGCTGGCTCTATACTATCAGTATTTGGTATTACTCCATTACTTGGTTACTTCACTGAGATGGCAGGAGACGGTATCATGGTATGGAACAACGCTTCATTAGCAGTAAATCAAATGGCTGTTGCAGATATTTCTAGTGCTTATGTTAAATACATAGGTGCAGGTATGATGTTATGTGGTGGTATAATTGGCGCTATAAAACTTATACCAACTATAATTGCTTCAGTAAAAGAAACTGCTAAAGCAAGAGCTACTGCTACTAAAGGTGACGGTTCTTCTACTCAATTATTAATTTTAATAGGTGGAGTTATTATTGGGTTTATTGCTTCATTTATTATTTCTGGAAGCATTTTAATGGCTATTATAGGAGCTATATTATCATTTATCTTATCTTTATTATTCGTTATAGTTGCTGGTAGATTAACAGGAACTATAGGAACATCTAACCTTCCTGTGTCTGGTATGACAATAGCTTCTTTAGTTATAGTTACTTTAGTATTTGTAATTATGGGATGGACTTCTACAGTTGATAATAAATCTTTACTTTTATTTGGCTCATTTATAGTTGTTTCAATAGCTATTGCTGGTGGATACTGTCAATCTCAAAAAGTTACTTATGTTATAGGTGGTAACAAAAACGAAATGCAACGTTATTTTACAATAGCAAGTATTGTTGGTGTTATAGTTGTTGTTGCTGTTATAGTTTTATTAACAGATCAATTAAAAATAACTGGTGATAACCCTCCATTTGCTCTACCTCAAGCTAACTTAATGTCTACGCTTACTTCAGGTATAATGTCTGGCCAATTACCATGGGTTATGATTGTAGTTGGTGTATTTATGGCAATAGTTCTATACTTATTAGATTTACCTATAATGACAGTTGCTATAGGATTCTACTTACCAGTTGCAACTACTTCTATAATCTTAGTAGGAGCTTTAATCCGTGTATTTGTTGAAAAAACATCCAAAGGCGAAAAAGATAAAGAAGTTAAAGTTAGTAATGGTATAAGTTTATCTTCTGGTTTAGTTGCTGGTGGTTCTATACTTGGACTTATTGGTATAATATGTCAAGTAACTGGTGTAGTTGGCGGAAATGCTCCTACTGGATTTGCTGCTGGAAATGGTATGGCTGCCTTATTATTAGTTGTCTTAATAGTACTTACAATTATACCTATCCTAAAGTCAAAGGTTAAGGATGAGGAATAA
- the pfkB gene encoding 1-phosphofructokinase → MIYTVTLNPSIDYVINLEYLNTGHVNRVNSEHVYPGGKGINVSRILKTLGHDNIATGFVSNFTGDFIINSLSDLNVKSDFIKLDNGFTRINVKIKSDEETEINGGGPHISHEKLRELFDKLSKLKEDDILVLAGSIPSTLKEDLYERIMEHVKVNNVKVVVDATKNLLLNVLKYNPFLIKPNNHELEEMFNVKLESIDDMITYGKKLQEMGAKNVLVSRGKDGALLITENKEVFISNVPKGSVVNSVGAGDSMVAGFISGYINSNSYEEALKLGAASGSATAFSSDLAKKELVEELIKKINVERI, encoded by the coding sequence GTGATATACACTGTAACCCTAAATCCGTCTATAGATTATGTTATTAATCTTGAATATTTAAATACAGGACATGTAAACAGAGTAAATAGTGAACATGTATATCCAGGAGGAAAAGGAATAAATGTTTCAAGAATATTAAAAACTTTAGGACACGATAATATAGCTACTGGATTTGTAAGTAATTTTACAGGAGACTTTATAATAAACTCTTTATCTGATTTAAATGTTAAATCAGATTTTATAAAATTAGATAATGGATTTACTAGAATCAATGTAAAAATAAAGAGTGATGAAGAAACTGAAATAAATGGTGGTGGACCACATATTAGCCATGAAAAACTTAGAGAATTATTTGATAAATTAAGTAAATTAAAAGAGGACGATATTTTAGTTCTTGCTGGAAGTATTCCGTCAACTTTAAAAGAAGACTTATACGAAAGAATTATGGAACATGTAAAAGTAAATAATGTAAAAGTTGTAGTCGATGCAACTAAAAATTTACTTTTAAATGTATTAAAATATAATCCATTTTTAATAAAGCCGAATAATCATGAGCTAGAAGAAATGTTTAATGTAAAACTAGAAAGCATAGATGATATGATAACTTATGGTAAAAAACTTCAAGAAATGGGGGCAAAAAATGTGCTAGTTTCAAGAGGAAAAGATGGTGCTCTTCTTATAACAGAAAATAAAGAAGTATTTATAAGTAATGTACCAAAAGGAAGTGTTGTAAACTCAGTTGGTGCTGGAGATTCTATGGTAGCTGGTTTTATATCTGGATATATAAATAGCAATTCTTATGAAGAAGCTTTAAAACTAGGAGCGGCAAGTGGAAGTGCAACTGCATTTTCATCAGATTTAGCAAAGAAAGAACTTGTTGAAGAATTAATAAAAAAAATAAATGTTGAGAGGATATAA
- a CDS encoding GNAT family N-acetyltransferase: MKITKVVSNKKEYIDLLLLADEQENMINKYLEKGDMFLLIDEGVKAQCVVTNEGNGVYELKNIATIPQFQNKGYGKILINYILNYYKDCNIMYVGTGDSTLTIPFYQKCGFEESHRVKNFFVDNYDQPIFENGKQLIDMIYLKWSR; encoded by the coding sequence ATGAAAATAACTAAAGTAGTAAGCAATAAAAAAGAATATATAGATTTGCTTTTACTTGCAGATGAGCAGGAAAATATGATAAATAAGTACCTTGAAAAGGGAGACATGTTTCTATTGATAGATGAGGGAGTAAAAGCACAATGCGTTGTTACAAATGAAGGTAATGGAGTATATGAATTAAAAAATATAGCTACTATTCCACAATTTCAAAATAAGGGTTATGGTAAAATACTTATAAATTATATTCTTAATTATTATAAGGATTGTAATATAATGTATGTGGGAACAGGAGATAGTACTTTAACAATTCCATTTTATCAAAAGTGTGGTTTTGAAGAATCTCATAGAGTAAAAAATTTTTTCGTTGACAATTATGATCAGCCCATATTTGAAAATGGAAAACAATTAATAGACATGATTTATTTGAAGTGGAGTAGATAA
- a CDS encoding BglG family transcription antiterminator, with product MNNLSTRALAIIEILKELNHPVSSLALSEEIGCSTKTIQSEIKDINKQLKDTKIISIRGVGYKLEGKIDVSECNNNTLGNIDRIEFIIKTMLNLNLQEENSIKLEELADAMFISVSSVKNDLKEVKEILSKYNINIVSKHKHGIGVEADESAIIRCIIDLCSRKDNELILQDFLTEDVSNKIFNLKNEILKYLNNEKLILSDIEFKNLCSTIFIKLSINNYKDYNQFIKDYIKEYKIKREAIMNDNVNKEKITKAIASFCKNLKLATAIDISKDEFFMECLYNHINNLIKKDKLGICNYNVVNNDVKIKYPYAYELAKIAKKTIENELDLKIGEDEVSNIAVHVGGAVERYSSNKKRKIFKVIIVCASGAGTSMLINTKLQQLFKDRIEIVKIIPSYLIEYIDPSVVDFLISTMPLEYKKIPIINVSPFLTEKEIKIIEKFMDTGYVYEDVNVKDFFDRELYFTDLDCKNKEEVLDFMSNSLLKKDIIDEEMKKSYFEREQIATTEIGNMVSMPHGSKGNIKENKIVVGILKEPIDWEYGKVRLVIMLALNNEKILDYEQVFSSIYNKLDTTSKVVNICENKSYEKFIKLF from the coding sequence ATGAATAATTTAAGTACAAGGGCCTTAGCTATAATAGAAATATTGAAAGAGTTAAATCATCCTGTAAGTAGTTTAGCTTTAAGTGAAGAGATTGGATGTTCAACAAAAACAATTCAAAGTGAAATTAAAGATATTAATAAACAACTTAAGGATACGAAAATAATTTCTATTAGGGGAGTAGGTTATAAATTAGAAGGAAAAATTGATGTATCTGAATGTAATAATAATACTTTAGGAAACATAGATAGAATTGAATTTATAATTAAAACAATGCTCAACTTAAATTTACAAGAAGAAAATAGTATTAAGTTGGAAGAGTTGGCAGATGCTATGTTTATTAGTGTTTCTTCTGTAAAAAATGACTTAAAAGAAGTAAAAGAAATTCTAAGTAAATATAATATAAATATCGTATCTAAACATAAACATGGAATAGGTGTTGAAGCTGATGAATCAGCGATTATAAGGTGCATAATAGATTTATGTTCTAGAAAAGATAATGAATTAATATTACAAGATTTTTTAACTGAAGATGTAAGTAATAAAATATTTAATTTGAAAAATGAAATATTAAAATACTTAAACAATGAAAAATTGATTTTAAGTGATATAGAATTTAAAAATTTATGTAGCACAATTTTTATTAAACTGAGCATAAATAATTACAAGGATTATAATCAGTTTATTAAAGATTATATAAAAGAATATAAAATTAAACGTGAAGCAATAATGAATGACAATGTAAATAAAGAAAAAATAACTAAAGCGATTGCTTCATTTTGTAAAAATTTAAAATTAGCTACAGCCATAGATATTAGTAAAGATGAGTTCTTTATGGAATGCTTATATAATCATATAAATAACTTGATTAAAAAAGATAAACTTGGAATTTGCAACTATAATGTGGTAAATAATGATGTGAAAATTAAATATCCTTATGCCTATGAACTAGCCAAAATAGCTAAAAAAACTATAGAAAATGAATTGGATTTGAAAATTGGGGAGGATGAAGTATCAAATATTGCTGTTCATGTGGGGGGAGCAGTAGAGAGATATTCAAGTAATAAAAAAAGAAAAATATTTAAGGTTATTATTGTTTGTGCATCTGGAGCTGGAACTTCTATGCTAATAAATACTAAGCTACAGCAATTATTTAAAGATAGAATAGAAATAGTAAAAATTATTCCTTCTTATTTAATTGAGTATATAGATCCTTCTGTAGTAGATTTTTTAATATCAACAATGCCTTTGGAATACAAAAAAATACCTATTATTAATGTATCGCCATTTTTAACTGAAAAAGAAATTAAAATAATAGAAAAATTCATGGATACAGGATATGTTTATGAAGATGTAAATGTGAAAGACTTTTTTGATAGGGAATTATATTTTACAGATTTGGATTGCAAAAATAAAGAAGAAGTTTTAGACTTCATGAGTAATTCATTATTAAAAAAGGATATTATTGATGAAGAAATGAAAAAATCCTATTTTGAAAGAGAGCAAATTGCTACAACAGAAATAGGAAATATGGTATCAATGCCCCATGGCTCTAAAGGTAATATAAAAGAAAACAAAATAGTTGTTGGTATTTTAAAAGAACCGATAGACTGGGAGTATGGAAAAGTTAGACTTGTAATAATGCTAGCATTAAATAACGAAAAGATACTTGATTATGAACAAGTATTTTCAAGTATTTATAATAAATTAGACACAACATCAAAAGTGGTGAATATTTGTGAAAACAAATCTTATGAAAAGTTTATAAAACTGTTTTAA
- the rpiA gene encoding ribose 5-phosphate isomerase A: protein MKKTCAKEALKYIRNKSIIGLGGGSTISHLVSYIKENKLDVKIVTPSFNTEKLCRENNLNVLEISYVSEVSVAFDGCDEIDYDLNALKSCGGIHTKEKIVATMAKDYILLVDESKVCETLKFNYPVVLEIIPESKSIVEKSVKQLGGKVRMRNDKLMEVYFDRKDIKSIKKLDEDLRKIVGVIETSLFHDIATKAIVVGENRIKLIECEKGD from the coding sequence TTGAAAAAAACTTGTGCAAAAGAAGCTTTAAAATATATTAGAAATAAGTCAATTATTGGACTTGGAGGAGGTAGTACAATTTCCCACCTTGTTTCCTATATTAAAGAAAATAAGCTTGATGTAAAAATTGTAACTCCATCATTTAACACAGAAAAACTTTGTAGGGAAAATAATTTAAATGTATTGGAGATTTCATACGTAAGCGAAGTGTCAGTCGCATTTGATGGTTGTGATGAGATTGATTATGATTTAAATGCTCTTAAGAGTTGTGGAGGTATACACACTAAAGAAAAAATAGTAGCTACGATGGCTAAGGATTATATTTTACTTGTGGATGAAAGTAAAGTGTGTGAAACACTTAAATTTAATTATCCTGTAGTTTTAGAAATAATACCTGAAAGTAAATCTATTGTTGAAAAAAGCGTAAAACAATTGGGTGGCAAGGTTAGAATGAGAAATGATAAGTTGATGGAAGTTTATTTTGATAGAAAAGATATAAAAAGTATTAAAAAGTTAGATGAAGATTTAAGAAAAATAGTTGGTGTAATTGAAACATCTCTATTTCATGATATAGCAACAAAAGCAATTGTGGTGGGAGAAAATAGAATAAAATTAATTGAATGTGAGAAAGGGGATTAA
- a CDS encoding MurR/RpiR family transcriptional regulator: protein MEKNKSIIDIIFTEYNNFFEAEKKIADYIVNNRSELIDMTISELAEFAGVSEATVTRFCRKCNLKGFHHLKITLAKEVVDLKKDEIPISGNVSEDNIASSLNNILFNKIEELKQTVSLIDENNLKKILNVIKKGRTVQFAAVGNTIPVALDGCYKFNQIGIVAVANTIWETQIAYTYNLSSEDVVIIISNSGASKRLIDVAEVAIKQGATIIAITNSNNSPLARLCNYHIKTATREKLFLEEYYFSRISAMTVIEILYLFLTVGKEDVYKNLSRHEQLIADDKI from the coding sequence ATGGAGAAGAATAAATCTATTATTGATATTATTTTTACAGAATATAATAATTTTTTTGAAGCAGAAAAGAAAATTGCAGACTATATAGTAAATAATAGATCAGAACTAATCGATATGACTATTTCTGAGTTAGCAGAGTTTGCTGGTGTTAGCGAAGCAACAGTAACTAGATTTTGCAGAAAGTGTAATTTAAAGGGATTTCATCACCTGAAAATAACTTTAGCTAAGGAAGTTGTAGACTTGAAAAAAGATGAAATACCTATCTCTGGTAATGTAAGTGAGGATAATATAGCCTCTTCTCTTAATAATATTTTGTTTAATAAGATTGAAGAATTAAAACAAACAGTTTCTCTAATAGATGAAAATAATTTAAAAAAAATTTTAAATGTAATAAAAAAAGGACGAACTGTACAATTTGCAGCCGTTGGAAATACAATACCAGTAGCTTTAGATGGTTGTTATAAATTTAATCAAATTGGAATAGTAGCCGTTGCTAATACAATATGGGAAACTCAAATTGCATATACTTACAACTTATCATCAGAAGATGTGGTTATAATAATTTCGAATTCAGGAGCATCGAAGAGGTTAATTGATGTGGCTGAGGTAGCTATAAAACAAGGGGCAACAATCATAGCAATAACCAATAGTAACAATTCACCTTTGGCCAGACTTTGCAATTATCATATAAAGACAGCAACTAGAGAAAAGTTATTTTTAGAAGAATATTATTTTTCAAGAATTTCAGCTATGACTGTAATAGAGATACTTTATTTATTTTTAACTGTAGGAAAAGAAGATGTATATAAAAATCTTAGTAGGCATGAACAGTTAATTGCAGACGATAAGATTTAG
- a CDS encoding DNA topoisomerase III: protein MKKILVLAEKPSVGRDIARVLNCNKDKNGYIEGNKYIVTWALGHLVTLADPESYGEKYKSWKMEDLPIIPSKLKTVVIKKTSKQFNTVKAQLNRDDVCEIVIATDAGREGELVARWIIEKAHVKKPIKRLWISSSTDKAIKEGFEKLKDGRQYNNLYYSAIARAEADWIVGINGTRALTTKYNAQLSCGRVQTPTLGMILKREEEIRRFVPKEYYSIDISTKKGSSNFKMNWIDKKNNTTSFNEEKIENIAKKLNNKEIKIIDVKKVDKKRYSKPLYDLTELQRDANKKFGFSAKETLSIMQKLYEHHKVLTYPRTDSRYLTTDIVETLKDRVKAVNVSDYSKVCNKLLKTNIKGNKSFVDNSKVTDHHAIIPTEERIFLGDLSDKERKVYDLVVKRFLSILSPPFEYVETTITGSCEGENFRAKGNKVINLGFTEGYGDDEEEKLDSIPEILVNDVLKIEEVKIKTGKTNPPPYLNEGTLLTEMEKNNLGTVATRADIIEKLFNSFSVEKKNNKEIHITSKGRQLLDLAPEKLKTPDLTAQWEKKLTDISNGKANKENFIEDIKTYTKEIVKDINKSDSKFKHDNLTKNKCPNCGKFMLEVNGKKGKMLVCEDRECNTRKTVSQVTNSRCPNCHKKLELRGEGENKLFACACGYREKLSAFNKRKQEEKQKGSKKDIQKYLKNQNKKEESFNNPFAEALAKLKK, encoded by the coding sequence ATGAAAAAAATATTAGTATTAGCAGAAAAACCTTCAGTTGGAAGAGATATTGCTAGGGTATTAAATTGTAATAAAGATAAAAATGGATATATAGAAGGAAATAAATATATAGTAACTTGGGCCTTAGGACATCTTGTAACACTTGCAGATCCTGAAAGTTATGGAGAAAAATATAAGTCTTGGAAAATGGAAGATTTGCCAATAATTCCTTCTAAACTAAAAACAGTAGTTATTAAAAAAACATCTAAACAGTTTAATACAGTTAAAGCTCAGTTAAATAGAGACGATGTTTGTGAAATAGTTATAGCAACAGATGCAGGGAGAGAAGGAGAACTTGTTGCCAGATGGATAATAGAAAAAGCTCATGTTAAAAAGCCTATTAAACGTCTTTGGATATCATCAAGTACAGATAAAGCAATTAAAGAAGGTTTTGAAAAATTAAAAGATGGAAGACAGTATAATAATTTATATTATTCAGCAATAGCAAGGGCAGAAGCTGACTGGATTGTAGGGATAAATGGGACTCGTGCTCTTACTACAAAATATAATGCTCAGCTATCTTGTGGTAGAGTTCAAACTCCAACACTTGGAATGATTTTAAAAAGAGAAGAAGAAATAAGAAGATTTGTACCAAAGGAGTATTATTCTATAGATATTTCTACTAAAAAAGGTAGTTCTAATTTTAAGATGAATTGGATAGATAAAAAAAACAACACTACTTCTTTTAACGAAGAGAAAATAGAAAATATAGCAAAAAAATTAAATAATAAAGAAATAAAAATTATAGATGTTAAAAAAGTAGATAAGAAAAGATATTCTAAACCACTATATGATTTGACCGAATTACAAAGAGACGCAAATAAAAAATTTGGTTTCTCAGCAAAAGAAACATTATCAATAATGCAAAAGTTATACGAACACCACAAAGTTCTTACTTATCCAAGGACAGATTCTAGATATTTGACTACAGATATAGTTGAAACATTAAAGGATAGAGTAAAAGCAGTTAATGTAAGTGATTATTCTAAAGTTTGTAATAAATTATTAAAAACTAATATAAAGGGAAATAAATCTTTTGTAGATAATTCTAAAGTTACTGACCACCATGCAATAATACCAACAGAAGAAAGAATATTTCTTGGTGATTTGAGTGATAAAGAAAGAAAAGTTTATGACTTAGTAGTAAAAAGATTTTTAAGCATACTTTCTCCTCCATTTGAATATGTGGAAACGACTATTACTGGTAGTTGCGAAGGAGAAAACTTCAGAGCTAAAGGTAATAAAGTGATTAACTTAGGATTTACAGAAGGCTATGGAGATGATGAAGAAGAAAAACTAGATAGTATTCCAGAAATCTTAGTAAATGATGTATTAAAAATTGAAGAAGTGAAAATTAAAACTGGAAAAACCAATCCACCTCCATATTTAAATGAAGGAACTTTACTTACAGAAATGGAAAAAAATAATTTGGGGACAGTTGCCACTAGAGCAGATATAATCGAAAAATTATTTAATTCTTTCTCAGTGGAAAAGAAAAATAACAAAGAAATACACATTACTTCAAAAGGTAGACAATTATTAGATTTAGCTCCTGAAAAATTAAAAACACCGGATTTAACAGCACAGTGGGAGAAAAAACTTACAGATATATCTAATGGAAAAGCAAATAAAGAGAATTTCATTGAAGATATTAAAACTTATACAAAAGAAATAGTAAAAGATATAAATAAAAGTGATAGCAAGTTCAAACATGACAACTTAACTAAAAATAAATGTCCTAACTGTGGTAAATTTATGCTTGAAGTTAATGGTAAAAAAGGAAAGATGTTAGTTTGTGAAGATAGAGAGTGTAACACGAGAAAAACAGTATCACAAGTAACAAACTCTAGATGTCCTAATTGTCATAAAAAATTAGAACTTAGAGGAGAAGGCGAAAATAAACTATTTGCATGTGCTTGTGGATATAGAGAAAAATTATCTGCTTTTAATAAAAGAAAGCAAGAAGAAAAGCAAAAAGGATCAAAAAAAGATATACAAAAATACTTAAAAAATCAAAATAAAAAAGAAGAAAGTTTCAACAATCCATTTGCTGAAGCTTTGGCTAAATTAAAAAAATAA
- a CDS encoding aldo/keto reductase, which translates to MNENFKVLNNGLKIPSIGFGTYKSGSDEETEKIVKYALEVGYRQIDTASFYGNEVGIGNGIKASKINREDIFLVTKLWNDDHGYEKAIEAFNKSLEYLQVEYIDLYLIHWPNKLNNETWKAFEHLYESKKVKAIGVCNFKQSHLEELIKDAKIKPMVNQVEMHPTNQKNDFVKYCNKNEIQLIAWSPIMRGKIFDNELMINLSQKYKKSIAQIVLRWHLQRGIIPIPKSSNENRIKENLDIFDFEISKEDMMKINLLDKGYDSSVTGVPENTTYLDFK; encoded by the coding sequence ATGAATGAAAATTTTAAAGTATTAAATAATGGATTAAAAATACCTTCAATAGGTTTTGGAACTTACAAATCAGGAAGTGATGAAGAAACTGAAAAAATTGTTAAGTATGCTTTAGAAGTTGGATATAGACAAATTGATACCGCATCATTTTATGGAAATGAAGTAGGTATAGGTAATGGAATAAAAGCTAGTAAAATAAACAGAGAAGATATATTCTTAGTTACTAAACTTTGGAATGATGATCATGGATATGAAAAGGCTATAGAAGCTTTTAACAAATCATTAGAATATTTACAAGTTGAATACATAGATTTATATCTTATTCATTGGCCAAATAAATTAAATAATGAAACATGGAAGGCTTTTGAACATCTTTATGAAAGTAAAAAAGTAAAGGCAATAGGTGTTTGCAACTTTAAACAAAGTCATTTGGAAGAATTAATAAAAGATGCAAAGATAAAACCAATGGTAAATCAAGTTGAAATGCATCCGACTAATCAAAAAAATGACTTTGTAAAGTACTGTAATAAAAATGAAATTCAGCTAATCGCTTGGAGTCCAATAATGAGAGGCAAAATATTTGATAATGAACTTATGATTAACTTATCTCAAAAATATAAAAAATCAATTGCTCAAATTGTATTAAGATGGCATTTGCAAAGGGGAATTATTCCTATACCAAAATCATCAAATGAAAATAGGATAAAAGAAAACTTAGACATTTTTGATTTTGAAATCTCTAAAGAAGACATGATGAAAATTAATTTATTAGATAAAGGATATGATTCATCTGTAACAGGAGTACCAGAAAATACAACTTACCTTGATTTTAAATAA